The Acanthopagrus latus isolate v.2019 chromosome 6, fAcaLat1.1, whole genome shotgun sequence genome includes a region encoding these proteins:
- the LOC119021110 gene encoding ras-related protein Rap-1A-like: MREYKLVVLGSGGVGKSALTVQFVQGIFVEKYDPTIEDSYRKQVEVDGQQCMLEILDTAGTEQFTAMRDLYMKNGQGFALVYSITAQSTFNDLQDLREQILRVKDTEDVPMILVGNKCDLEDERVVGKEQGQNLARQWNHCAFLESSAKSKINVLDIFYDLVRQINRKTPVEKKKAKKKSNCVLL; this comes from the exons ATGCGTGAATACAAGCTAGTGGTGTTAGGCTCTGGAGGTGTGGGCAAGTCCGCTCTG ACAGTTCAGTTTGTACAGGGAATCTTCGTGGAAAAATATGACCCTACAATAGAAGACTCGTACAGAAAG CAAGTGGAGGTAGACGGTCAGCAATGTATGCTTGAAATTCTCGACACAGCAGGCACA GAGCAGTTCACAGCAATGAGGGACTTGTACATGAAGAACGGCCAAGGCTTCGCCCTGGTATACTCCATCACAGCACAGTCCACTTTCAACGACCTCCAGGACCTGAGAGAACAGATTTTACGAGTAAAGGACACAGAGGAT GTGCCGATGATCCTGGTGGGGAACAAGTGTGACTTGGAGGATGAGCGTGTGGTGGGGAAGGAGCAGGGCCAGAACCTGGCCAGACAGTGGAACCACTGTGCCTTTTTAGAGTCCTCTGCTAAGTCAAAGATCAATGTCCTCGAT ATCTTCTATGACCTGGTCAGACAGATAAATAGGAAAACGCCAGTGGAAAAGAAGAAGGCGAAAAAGAAATCCAACTGTGTCCTGCTTTAa